cacagctgatcactgaTCTAAACAGATGCTGGTTATTGACatgtagagaggcaaggccaaTTACAACAGCCCTGGTGCTCTTGCCTTGGAAAACGCATTGGCAAAGGAATTCTCTATTTGGGTTTCCTTTTAGTCTCTGGcaggagacccctggtgtagaggcTTACAGTATTCTTGGTTGGTTTAAAAGGGGAAAACTCTGTAGctgcgggggtgggggggatacgatgacttgcaatttttattttatttttttacatgcattgATAAATGTGATTGTTGTGCTAACCTTTTGTATATCTTTGATTCCTTGCTTGACAGAATTAAAGATGGCTTGGGCAAATGACATAAAGGACAAAATGAAGAGGTGAGTAATATACAAGCTATATGTATAAGGGATATCATCCAAAATATGATGGCTTGGGTTTTGTCTGTGTAATTCTCATGTAATTGATCTCTGTGGCACCCCATTAGATCCCATCCAAAACTGCACATGGTGAATTCACATGATGagatttaggcctctttcacgcgagatatctccgctgagccggcggatgaagggtccctctctgctcactgagcaaagaggggcttgtgcagcgccgctgtctcctatggagagatctgatgaaaacgggcagcgggctgtgtccgtgtccactctACATAGAGGAGCGGACACAGACCTAACATCTGCCCGCTTAGCGGGCATCAGCGGAGACATCCCTTGCTGAACAGGGGGATCTGCTTGGACTGCCTTAGGCCCTTTCCACACAAGCGGACCAATAGGGTCTGTCTGTCCATTtttacaggcagacctgatcagaccaCCCCTTGTTCTCTATGGGGCGGCAGATGTCGGTGGGCGTGTCTCCGCTGACGCCCGCCggcatccgatctgctaaaaacaaGCGAATGGGGATACGTTCGCCATCCGTCGGTTACATGACTGCGTGTCGTCGTGACGGGTCTGGTCTGAGCTTCTGAGCATCATGTttaagactgcattcacacctgaggccgttcggtcgttttttcggcgttttgtcgcgcctATTCGTGcttatttgcatacagcgtcgtccgacgtttttgtacttcaacgttttttattttagccaatagaaaaaattatcatcttttcatcacttgttgctatgttggtagattttttttatcttctgcctgggtgaaatgttctattgattaaagcaacaaaacgcccgtagcaaacgctcgttatTGCGCTAGTCGCtcgaatcgagcgtttccattactttctatgggaaatggaaacgctcaaaaacgccggattcgcgtgacaaaaaaggttccggaacttgtttgagcttcaggcgtcaggcgttttggagatgtgaaccatctccatagggaataatgtattttttcccctctagcgtttttgagcgtagCGCTTCAGGcgtcaaaacgctcaggtgtgaatgcagccttaatgtcgcttcacactaggggtgcaacggatcaaaaaactcgcggatcggatcgatcctcggatcgggagtcacggatcggatcattttcggatcagtaaaaaaaaaaaaaaaaacacaagacaaacaaaagttttgtctttttgtttatcAAACACTCTTAAATTACTTTGGAATGATATAAAATCAAGTTACAGTGCACAAGGCATAATATCTTATTTTTAACATAATGAAAAACAACTTCAAGTGCAACATAAAGGCATGTCTTCTTCCTTGAGACATGGGCAAAGAGCCAAAAACAACTTAAAGTGCAACATAAAGGCATATCTTCTTCCTTGAGACATGGGCCGATGGGCAAAGAGCCAAAAACAACTTAAAGTGCAACATAAAGGCATGTCTTCTTCCTTGAGACATGGGCCGATGGGCAAAGAGCCAAAAACAACTTAAAGTGCAACATAAAGGCATATCTTCTTCCTTGAGACATGGGCAAAGAGCCAAAAACAACTTAAAGTGCAACATAAAGGCATATCTTCTTCCTTGAGACATGGGCCGATGGGCAAAGAGCCAAAAACAACTTAAAGTGCAACATAAAGGCATATCTTCTTCCTTGAGACATGGGCCGATGGGCAAAGAGCCAAAAACAACTTAAACATGGATAATGAAAGCCTAATATGTCCACATCAAAgaagaataaaagaaagaaagcattCCTGAGCTTATAATTTCAAATTCTTTTTCAAAAAGACAAGGATGTCTACATTCTCTGGGGAGAGTGTGGACCTCTGTGCAGTCACTATGTCCCCTGCTGTTGAGAACACTCTCTCAGAAGGAACTGAAGAGCCTGGCACAGCGAGATAGCATCTTGCCATCTTGGCAACATGAGGGTATTTACACTCATTGCTTTTCCACCATGTCATCGGATCACCATCGACTGTAATGCCGCTTGCTGCCAGCAgataggattccacctcctctttGATGATGTCAGCAGAAGTCTTGTTGTCTTTGCTGGCAAAGGTCTCTCCAAAAAGCTCTGCCATCGCCGACTTCTTTTGTGGAGGAGATGAGGAGTCCAAGTTTGCTCCTGTTGGCTCTGCAGCTTGAGCTTGaccctgcagaaaaaaaattgttgattaATTAAACctatttattttcatgtttcaTAGACATGAAAAATGTGGCAATATTATTGCCACATTTTTCATGTCTATGAAACAtgaaaataataacatttaataaaagccattattacaaaaaatattctttatttacCTCATCACAGTCTTTAGTGCCCAGACTGCTCACAATCTCGGTGGTGAGGTCACTGTATGTCCTCTGGCGTAGGGCAGGGTCCATGTGAGACAGGGACTTGAACCTTGGATCCAGGGCAGTAGATCTGTGAAGGTAGTCCTGTAGAGTAGGGGGTGAAGTGTATCTGGGCTGCAGGTCCTCTCTAATGGCAGTCTTGACATCTTGTGTGATGGTGCTGTCTTCCACACCTGGAGCCATGGATTGTAGAATCCTTGTTTTTAGGGGCATGATCATCGATACAGATGGTGAACTTTCAGTGCTCAGAAGAGATGTTACCATCTTGAGGGGTTGAAGCACCTGGAGGACCTCCTCTGCCACTCTCACATCATCATCAGACAGGGTAATGATGTCCTTGACAATTTTCTTTAGGGTCTTGTCagtcagtgcagagtatatagctgCCTGCTGCTCCAGATAACGCTCCAGCATATCataggtggagttccaccttgttggCACATCATTTATGAGCTTGTGTTTAGGCAGCTTTAGCATTTCTTGCTTTGTTTTAAGCACATGGGCAGCTGTTGTGCTTCGGTGGAAATAGGAAACCACCTTCCTGATCCTCCCAAGGAGGCGGTCCATCCTACTGACAGAGATTCCCTTCTGAGATGCCAAATTTACGACATGTGCAAAGCACCCTATCTGTGGGCCCAGTCCTGCCTCAATCACGGCATTAACTTGGTTTTTGGCATTGTCAGTTGTGACTGGGATATTAGTACTGGGCCTCTTTAGCTTCCATTCGTCCACCGCTTCTGTCAGCACCTGCGCGAGATGAGCGCTTGTGTGACTCTCGTAGAGGGGGCGTGTCTGCAGCACCGGACTTCTCATCTCCCAGTCTGCCGTGATGAAGTGAGCGGTTATTGTTATATAGCTTTCTGTTCCCCTGGACGTCCACCCGTCTGTCGTGAGCGCAACAGACGATGCTTGGGATAGTTCATCCACGACTTTTTTCTTCTCCTGTTCATAAAGTTCTGGCACAACCTTTTCGCTGAAGTGGGTGCGCGACGGGATGTTGTAACGTGGCTCAAGCACGTTAAGCATGTGCTTAAAGCCCTCGTTCTGCACAATGGAGTATGGCCTCATATCTGCACCTATAAACACGCCGATCGCTTTTGTGATTGCTTTAGCCCGGTCCGATTGTGGAATGAGGGGCTGTTTAAATGCTGCGGTGATGAGTGGTTGCTGAACAGCTTTTGTTTTCACTCCTGTGACTGTCAGTGGAACACCGGGGTGATGACGCTTCAAATGCGTGGCCATACTTGACGTGTTTCCACTATCGTATGGCtttcttgtgccacagtgcctacacgcCGTCACGGTTTTATCTACCATCCTCTTTCCCTCATGATCATATTTCACAGGGAAGCCAAAATGATCCCATACAGGAGATTTAAACGACGCGGGGCGTTCAAGCTCCTCCTTTCCTCCGCTCGCCATGACCACACTGTGTGTGTGGACTGATTCCTTGCCAAAGTAGAGGCAGGATGTGGAGGTGCTTCGGTAGCCTGAAGGACGGGAACACTGGGCACAGTGGGCACTGCAGTCAGTCGCCCGACTCGCCAGTCAGGGAAGCTCAcctggaaaaaaggaaagaaactgCACTAAGACGTAAGACCTAGAAGCAATCTTGTGCAGCCGGCGGTGGTCCACAAAAATTACCTAAAACTCAGTGGAAGCGGCAATCCTTCTGCAAAACCCCAATACAGtgaataaaatatagaaaaaataggATTAGCGCTAAACGTAATATTACAATAGTGAACGACCGACGTAAACGCATGAATTGACAAGAACaccataaatacaaaaaattataaaaaaaaaaaaaaaaactatggataATCTAAAAGTCAATTTGGATAAACGTACAAAACGCCGCAGTTGATTGAATTTGCATGAACCTGTGAAAATTCCACCATCATATAGTCCCCATTCCCCAATATAATTGCCACATTCTCCCCGCCActaatgtaatatccacaatctcccccgccACTACTGTAATATAGACGTCGT
This window of the Rana temporaria chromosome 13, aRanTem1.1, whole genome shotgun sequence genome carries:
- the LOC120920309 gene encoding E3 SUMO-protein ligase ZBED1-like, which codes for MASGGKEELERPASFKSPVWDHFGFPVKYDHEGKRMVDKTVTACRHCGTRKPYDSGNTSSMATHLKRHHPGVPLTVTGVKTKAVQQPLITAAFKQPLIPQSDRAKAITKAIGVFIGADMRPYSIVQNEGFKHMLNVLEPRYNIPSRTHFSEKVVPELYEQEKKKVVDELSQASSVALTTDGWTSRGTESYITITAHFITADWEMRSPVLQTRPLYESHTSAHLAQVLTEAVDEWKLKRPSTNIPVTTDNAKNQVNAVIEAGLGPQIGCFAHVVNLASQKGISVSRMDRLLGRIRKVVSYFHRSTTAAHVLKTKQEMLKLPKHKLINDVPTRWNSTYDMLERYLEQQAAIYSALTDKTLKKIVKDIITLSDDDVRVAEEVLQVLQPLKMVTSLLSTESSPSVSMIMPLKTRILQSMAPGVEDSTITQDVKTAIREDLQPRYTSPPTLQDYLHRSTALDPRFKSLSHMDPALRQRTYSDLTTEIVSSLGTKDCDEGQAQAAEPTGANLDSSSPPQKKSAMAELFGETFASKDNKTSADIIKEEVESYLLAASGITVDGDPMTWWKSNECKYPHVAKMARCYLAVPGSSVPSERVFSTAGDIVTAQRSTLSPENVDILVFLKKNLKL